The sequence TTGATCATGGCTAGTGGGTCTTAAAGCGTCTTCTTCTGTATGCATTGTAACAAAATATTGAGATTTTTCTCAGAAAAAAAAGAAAATAAAATATTGATGATTGGGAATTGCGAATTGGGGATGGGGCATTGGACATTGGGCATTGGTAATTGTCAACTCCTAACTACTAACTACTAACTACTAACAAATGAAAAAATTGACCTGGGTGATTTGGGGATTAAGTGCTTCTTGTGTGAGTGTTCCAGTATTTGCTTTAACTACTTCTGTTGGTAGTGCAGGTATTGATGCTTTAAAGCTGCATAAGCCGCCATATAATTTGTTTGGTCGAAAAATTGCTCTTGGTCAAGTGGAAATTGGTCGTCCGGGTCAATTTGGTTTAGATAAATCTGTTTCTAAAAATCGTTCCATATCTTTAGCAGGTGTTTTCCAGCGCAATAAGCCAGCTAAGTCTAATAAAGGTGTTGACCCTCATGCTTATAATGTTGCTGGGGTGATGGTTAGTAACGACAAAGGTTTTAAAGGTGTTGCTCCAGGAGCGCGCTTGTATTCTTCTGCTGTTGGCTCTACCAAGGGCATGGGTCAGCCCGAGGAGTGTCTATCGGCTCAACATATTGCTCTGCAAAATGGTAATGATGTTCGCGCAATCAACTTCAGTTTTGGCGAACCTCTGAGCCGCGATCCCAGATCTAACCCCGTTTTGGATGGTAAAGCTTTGCTTACATTATGTGTTGATTGGTCTAGTCGCGTTCATAATGTTTTGTATGCGATCGCGGGTAATCAAGGTAAGGGCGGAATTCCCATTCCCACAGATAACTTTAATGGAATTAATGTTGCCTTTTCCTCTCGACGAGGAGAGATTTTTAGAAAGCTTGATGTCTCCAATTTAGTAGCTATTAATCAGTCAATGACTGCGCGTTTATCTGGGAAAGAACTTAATTTAGGTCCTCGGCGCACCATAAATATAGTTGCTCCTGGAAATCGAATTAGTTTGCTAAATCCAAATGGACAAACTAAAAAAGTTACGGGAACCAGTTTTGCAACTCCTCACGTTACTGGAACTGTGGCTTTGCTACAAGAATTTGGCGATAGGATGCTCAAAAAAGCCAAAAAATTACCCCAGCAACAGAAACTTGCTTGGAGTATTGAGTCTCGTCGTCATGAAGTCATGAAAGCTGTTTTACTCAATTCAACCGAAAAAATCAAAGATGATGGAAATGGCTTAAAGCTAGGAATGACTCGTACCATAATTGATAAGCAAAATAAAAACTGGTTGGATTCTGATGCTTATAAAGATGCAGCAATTCCTTTGCATACCCAAATGGGAACCGGACATTTAAATGCTTTTCGTGCTTACCAACAATTTAGTGCCGGACAATGGAGTCCAAAAACAGCAGTACCGGCTATGGGTTGGGATTATCGGGCTATTTTTGCCGGAACATCAACGGACTACACTTTAGCAAAACCTTTACAAAAAGGTAGTTTCGTTGCAATCACTTTAGCTTGGGATAGGTTGGTAGAACTTCGCGATACCAACAGAAATGGCAAGTATGATAAAGGAGAAAATTTTCGCGATCGCGGCTTGAATAATCTCGATTTATATTTAGTCAAGACAGACGACAAAAATAAAGAAAACCGTAGCGCTTGCGCTTCTGTTAGTCGAGTTGACAGCGTGGAACATATTTTCTGCCCGATACCTAAAGATGGTAATTATACAATTCGCGTCAAGTTTAAAAATAGCATTAACGAACCAACTCAGCCTTATGCTTTAGCTTGGTGGACTGCATCTAAATAAGTCGGCGAGAAAGGTTGGAGTTATATTAATAAATATTAATATTCCCAGAGTGTGTTATGCCGCAGGCTAACGCACTTTTAATTTTATATATTGCGTTAGAGGCAGCGATAACAGGTTATTAGCATACTGATTTTAAATATTAGTATTTACTGACTTCGACAGTAAAATAGCATATACAGCAATCCTGAATAATTCATGAATATCAACAAAACCGGTTTGCAATAAAAGCCGGTTTCTTTTAATAGTTTTATTCCCGTTTTCTGGTTGACATAAACTTCAATTATAACATTAAAATTGCGATATTCATAAAATATTTTTAATCAATATTGCGCTTAAAAATAAAAGCATTTTTAATTAAGTGTTTACAACTAAAACCTAATTCGATGAATATAAATATTAGTAAAAATACTACTGACGTTAATTTGTTTATAACTAAAAATATAGTCGTAACCACCAAAAATGGTACTAAAAAAATATAAAGAAGGGAGTTTTACAATGGGTTACGAATATCCAGGTTACTACTTGCAAAATTACTGCGAAGACCAAGCAGTATTTGGCGTACAAGAAGTACTGCAAAATATTGGATATGCAGTAGGCGTGGTTGATGGAAAGTTTGGTCCTGCCACTCAACAAGCTGTGATGAATTTTCAAGCAAATAACGGTTTATCTTGTGATGGAATTGTTGGTCCTAACACCTGGGCTTCTTTGATGAGTTGTGTCGGTTGCTAAGTATTTTGTAACAAAGAATTAAAGCTGCCAAGACAATATTTGACCGGTGCCAGTATTATGCTGGCACTTATATATTTCACAATTATAAATTATTAAAAACAATACATAAATTCTATCTTAAAATATAAATTAAATAGAAAATGGTACAAGCAAACGGACAACCGCCAAGACCAGCAGCACCAGCAAAATCTCCTTTAGATACAGCGATTGAAGCATACGATAAAGCAATTTTTGCCTTAGAACAAGAAGATATAGAAGCAACTTTTGAGCAAAAAGTCGCGGTATTGGTAGCGCGGGATGGGGTCGAAAAGAAAAGACAAATGGACCAAAATCCCCAAGGAGAAACTTATGCTAAATTACTAAGCTTAGATGAGCGGTTGCGGGGACTGGCAAAGTTACTTAGTGAAGATGATAAATTAACAAAATGGAAAGATAGTGTTAATGCTGCTCCCAATATGTGGTGGTGGTATTTAAAATATCCATTGTTACAATCTCCAAGTGAAGCCGTACAACGTTACAAACAAGCAATTTCTGAATTAAAAGCAGCATTACCAAATCCT comes from Rivularia sp. PCC 7116 and encodes:
- a CDS encoding S8 family serine peptidase, which encodes MKKLTWVIWGLSASCVSVPVFALTTSVGSAGIDALKLHKPPYNLFGRKIALGQVEIGRPGQFGLDKSVSKNRSISLAGVFQRNKPAKSNKGVDPHAYNVAGVMVSNDKGFKGVAPGARLYSSAVGSTKGMGQPEECLSAQHIALQNGNDVRAINFSFGEPLSRDPRSNPVLDGKALLTLCVDWSSRVHNVLYAIAGNQGKGGIPIPTDNFNGINVAFSSRRGEIFRKLDVSNLVAINQSMTARLSGKELNLGPRRTINIVAPGNRISLLNPNGQTKKVTGTSFATPHVTGTVALLQEFGDRMLKKAKKLPQQQKLAWSIESRRHEVMKAVLLNSTEKIKDDGNGLKLGMTRTIIDKQNKNWLDSDAYKDAAIPLHTQMGTGHLNAFRAYQQFSAGQWSPKTAVPAMGWDYRAIFAGTSTDYTLAKPLQKGSFVAITLAWDRLVELRDTNRNGKYDKGENFRDRGLNNLDLYLVKTDDKNKENRSACASVSRVDSVEHIFCPIPKDGNYTIRVKFKNSINEPTQPYALAWWTASK
- a CDS encoding peptidoglycan-binding protein, giving the protein MVLKKYKEGSFTMGYEYPGYYLQNYCEDQAVFGVQEVLQNIGYAVGVVDGKFGPATQQAVMNFQANNGLSCDGIVGPNTWASLMSCVGC